The following coding sequences are from one Salvia splendens isolate huo1 unplaced genomic scaffold, SspV2 ctg343, whole genome shotgun sequence window:
- the LOC121789813 gene encoding E3 ubiquitin-protein ligase RZF1-like, giving the protein MDMDIDTDDAPPPPPDDNFLLNSPYLHRLIHHLTSAAADPRSDPAPKSSIDSLKEFTVTDASLLCPVCKDPFLVDSVAKVMPCSHNYHPDCIVPWLQINNSCPVCRYKLPAVEERAAEGFVGSVRIEELVDDEADLYGFRDTLRHIARRHRWNNDESNVGSGSEGNLFSPTQIGEVERGDGVLERENSVETVSSWPRWQAEERGGGGGGGGEELTMLMHLLEAEVLVGSSNWILYCYAIN; this is encoded by the coding sequence ATGGACATGGACATCGACACCGACGACGCCCCCCCTCCCCCTCCCGACGACAACTTCCTCCTCAACAGCCCCTACCTCCACCGCCTCATCCACCACCTCACTTCTGCCGCCGCCGACCCCCGATCCGACCCCGCCCCCAAATCCTCCATCGACTCCCTCAAGGAATTCACCGTCACCGACGCCTCCCTCCTTTGCCCCGTCTGCAAAGACCCCTTCCTTGTCGACTCCGTCGCCAAGGTCATGCCTTGCAGCCACAATTACCATCCCGATTGCATCGTTCCCTGGCTCCAGATCAACAATTCGTGCCCCGTTTGCCGCTACAAGCTGCCCGCGGTGGAGGAGCGGGCGGCGGAGGGGTTTGTGGGATCGGTCAGGATTGAGGAATTGGTGGATGATGAGGCGGATTTGTACGGGTTTAGGGACACGCTGAGGCACATAGCGAGGAGGCATCGGTGGAATAATGATGAGAGTAATGTTGGGAGTGGGAGCGAGGGGAACTTGTTTTCTCCGACGCAGATCGGGGAGGTGGAGAGAGGGGATGGGGTTTTGGAGAGGGAAAACAGTGTGGAAACCGTGTCGAGCTGGCCGAGGTGGCAGGCGGAGGAGAGaggtggaggcggaggcggaggtggGGAGGAACTGACGATGCTGATGCATTTGCTCGAAGCTGAGGTTTTGGTGGGGAGTTCTAATTGGATTTTGTATTGTTACGCCATAAATTAG
- the LOC121789814 gene encoding uncharacterized protein LOC121789814: MGVVMIDGTTVRSFVNDEEHFVKGVDEAFAALDLNQDGVLSRSELRHAFESTRLVDTDFGVDVAMPPEDVTKLYDSIFARFDCDNSGTVDQKEFRDEIRNILLAIADGLGSNPIQMALEEGDRNLLKKAADLEASKIAKPN; the protein is encoded by the coding sequence ATGGGGGTGGTGATGATCGACGGGACGACAGTGCGGTCGTTCGTGAACGACGAGGAGCATTTCGTGAAGGGCGTGGACGAGGCGTTCGCGGCGCTGGACCTGAACCAGGACGGCGTGCTGTCGCGGTCGGAGCTGCGGCACGCGTTCGAGTCGACGCGGCTGGTGGACACGGACTTCGGGGTGGATGTGGCGATGCCGCCTGAGGATGTGACGAAGCTGTACGACTCCATCTTCGCGAGGTTCGACTGCGACAACAGCGGGACGGTGGACCAGAAGGAGTTCAGGGACGAGATCAGGAACATACTGCTGGCCATCGCCGACGGCCTCGGCTCCAACCCTATTCAGATGGCGCTCGAGGAGGGCGACAGGAATCTCCTCAAGAAGGCCGCCGATCTCGAGGCCTCCAAGATTGCTAAGCCTAATTGA
- the LOC121789810 gene encoding AAA-ATPase At4g25835-like, translating into MEILSQIWSLLGLLTLIQNILPTQLLAWLHCLSDSLQDLLSPHSSFDIPEFTGLGGVDVNELYRQATLYLNSINPASTRLSLSRSKSSTRISYSVAPDHTAVDSFLGHRLSWTHHVDTVEDSDEERRTFTLRLPKHSRLAIIAPYLDHVAARAAEFERVLLDRRLFTNNAGGALDSGWSSVSFRHPSTFETLALEPEMKKQLVEDLTAFADSGEFYKRIGRAWKRGYLLYGPPGAGKSSLIAAMANFLRYDVYDLDLSKVKDNSELRALLIQTTNRSIIVIENIDCSIDLTGDRAAARKGSGEDVDDARRVTLSGLLNFTDGLWSCCGEERVIVFTTNDRGAVDPALLRRGRMDVHVSLGTCGMHAVRELARNYLGLESHALFDDVEKCVEGGGSLTPAQVGEIMLRNRRDADVAVKAVLAAMQAKIWGADVDVVEGCDDVSRTQPGLCEWAEKFDGKKRKDHIYRGSCNWESKGIFLVRLKSFNKSDSGRRGG; encoded by the coding sequence ATGGAAATATTATCTCAAATATGGTCTCTATTAGGGCTTCTGACACTGATCCAAAACATTCTCCCAACTCAACTCCTTGCATGGCTGCATTGCCTCTCCGACTCCCTCCAAGACCTCCTCAGCCCTCACTCCTCCTTCGACATCCCCGAATTCACCGGCCTCGGTGGCGTCGACGTCAACGAGCTCTACCGCCAAGCCACCCTCTACCTCAACTCCATCAACCCCGCCTCCACCCGCCTCTCCCTCTCCCGCTCCAAATCCTCCACCCGAATCTCCTACTCCGTCGCCCCCGACCACACCGCCGTCGACTCCTTCCTCGGCCACCGCCTCTCCTGGACCCACCACGTCGACACCGTCGAAGATTCGGACGAGGAAAGGCGCACCTTCACGCTCAGGCTCCCCAAGCACTCCAGGCTTGCGATCATCGCCCCATATTTGGACCATGTGGCGGCGCgtgcggcggagttcgagcGCGTGCTGCTCGACCGCCGCCTCTTCACCAACAACGCAGGCGGCGCATTGGATTCGGGATGGTCGTCGGTGTCGTTCCGCCACCCCTCCACGTTTGAAACGCTGGCGCTGGAGCCGGAGATGAAGAAGCAGCTGGTGGAGGACTTGACGGCGTTTGCTGACAGCGGAGAGTTTTATAAGAGAATCGGCCGTGCATGGAAACGGGGTTATTTACTGTACGGACCTCCCGGTGCCGGGAAATCCAGTCTCATCGCCGCCATGGCGAATTTTCTCCGCTACGACGTGTACGATCTCGATCTCAGCAAGGTGAAGGACAATTCCGAGCTCAGGGCGCTACTCATCCAAACTACGAACCGTTCGATTATCGTTATCGAGAATATTGATTGCTCGATAGATCTAACCGGAGATAGAGCGGCGGCGAGGAAAGGCAGCGGCGAGGATGTAGACGACGCGCGGCGCGTGACGCTGTCGGGGCTGCTGAACTTCACGGACGGGCTGTGGTCGTGCTGCGGGGAGGAGAGGGTGATCGTGTTCACGACGAACGACCGCGGCGCGGTGGATCCGGCGCTGCTCAGGCGCGGGCGCATGGACGTGCACGTGAGCCTCGGCACGTGCGGGATGCATGCCGTGAGGGAGCTGGCGAGGAACTACCTGGGGCTGGAGTCGCACGCGCTGTTTGATGATGTGGAGAAGTGCGTGGAGGGTGGTGGGTCCCTCACGCCAGCTCAGGTTGGGGAGATAATGCTGAGGAATAGGAGggatgctgacgtggcggtcaAGGCTGTTCTCGCGGCCATGCAGGCTAAGATTTGGGGTGCTGATGTGGATGTTGTGGAAGGCTGCGATGACGTGTCAAGGACACAGCCGGGGCTATGTGAATGGGCGGAGAAGTTTGATGGGAAGAAAAGGAAGGATCATATTTATAGGGGTAGTTGTAATTGGGAGAGTAAGGGGATTTTCCTTGTTAGACTCAAATCATTCAATAAATCTGATTCTGGAAGAAGAGGGGGTTAA